The following proteins are co-located in the Besnoitia besnoiti strain Bb-Ger1 chromosome Unknown contig00007, whole genome shotgun sequence genome:
- a CDS encoding uncharacterized protein (encoded by transcript BESB_073270), producing MSANISKCLVNSPAPVHVTTAQQPSNVSSLSQKSCDVFTVLASQRAADSGGGVLSCVDAAARRARGVGPERAPCQPPRSSPRPTLKGSETGAAGGQRDVEPERHRAGAVGAGAGPAAASAAAATPGDLQKDSGAAPESADREPGLGKGSGFEDADVYVIYLPDLLAARLIRRRRKLYSPHSPCYGGARSASPLSRRCDADAHCEPGCRGEFRRASGEPGVRPEGSEGRWLLEGCKADGFAEEDDADEVLAACKYLIGTGRLKEVPEWRPQEVLQGQLLHLAAVVLPTDAVVRAGPVALEEWIRKFSSLSATVDLVSADAKGSSGKAAKNKPSALSCQFWEAQAFPIDTQESVSVEIVPFTYEEPADVDAAPGKPLEAGRPAAQRRGSPSRVHAKGACHLSPSAFATSAHARDRDGGEQRQRQREETDPASTGGDASSLSRIDTALLGRADISEDVLRQVGAERLCFIVDIRIPMTVNPQYLGKPLSLELSFSVVPVDPSPLSLIDSMRESIQVPFSAWAAAHGLTAASTVALQSELAAPTLDLLSLPFSSAFTGARFACSGRTQEGTESWWAPPVGADEKPSRDDGLGDRVGRSMEMLVHSLASLAAGDPTSRTKLQRTAVEHRVLCPLSVHRPLQVTTALMDSFMYVQIENSTDDVPLTIENVILRSVNSHAQGELPVTLHAGEQYSVLLRLDDSFLSHQTPKWDPARDSHDGGAGRSQRTSGPGAGRRDSRYGQSGKTVLPLCLKWRIEDSSGPAVWSQFGAECQLSTRTPLHVTLSCFAEPPGLQNLVTAVLSVVNNENFDVDLLALLPRDVQYQQQTQRMYSHAAPNAVPSGDREAQTAADEPPALIPLSSKKELGRIAPGGSQSVYLQFLATRSGLHPLPPILLLDRRNNRKILARGGQVVVAQ from the exons ATGAGCGCC AACATCTCCAAGTGCCTCGTCAACTCCCCAGCGCCCGTCCACGTCACCACCGCTCAGCAGCCAAGCAACGTCTCCTCACTGTCCCAGAAGTCCTGTGACGTCTTCACGgtcctcgcctcgcagcgtgCGGCAGACTCCGGGGGAGGAGTCCTCTCCTGCGttgacgccgcggcgaggagagcccgcggcgtcggacCAGAACGCGCGCCTTGCCAGCCCCCCCGTTCGTCGCCCCGCCCGACACTCAAGGGCTCGGagacgggggcggcgggcggccaGCGGGACGTGGAGCCCGAGCGACACAGGGCTGGGGCGGTGGGGGCCGGGGCCGggcccgccgcagcgagtgctgcggccgccactCCAGGGGATCTTCAGAAGGACAGCGGAGCAGCGCCCGAGTCCGCCGATCGCGAGCCCGGGCTGGGGAAAGGCTCTGGCttcgaggacgcagacgtgTATGTCATCTATCTCCCTGACTTGCTTGCCGCCAGGCTCattcgccggcggcgcaaaCTGTATTCGCCGCACTCGCCTTGTTACGGCGGCGCACGATCGGCTTCGCCGCTGTCGAGACGGTGCGACGCCGATGCGCACTGCGAGCCCGGATGCCGAGGGGAGTTCCGGCGGGCCTCGGGCGAGCCGGGCGTCAGGcccgaaggcagcgagggcCGTTGGCTTCTCGAAGGCTGCAAGGCGGACGGCTTCGCTGAAGAGGATGACGCTGACGAGGTGCTCGCCGCGTGCAAGTACCTTATCGGAACAGGGCGACTGAAAGAGGTGCCGGAGTGGAGGCCGCAAGAAGTGCTTCAGGGCCAACTCCTGCACCTCGCGGCCGTCGTTCTGCCCACAGACGCCGTCGTCCGAGCTGGGCCCGTTGCTCTGGAAGAATGGATCCGCAagttctcttctctctcagcCACTGTCGACCTCGTCTCTGCCGATGCCAAAGGCTCTAGCGGAAAG GCGGCAAAAAACAAGCCCTCCGCGCTCTCGTGCCAGTTCTGGGAGGCCCAGGCGTTCCCCATCGACACTCAGGAGTCCGTGAGCGTCGAGATCGTGCCGTTCACCTACGAGGAGCCCGCGGacgtcgacgccgcgcctggaAAACCCCTCGAGGCGGGAAGACCTGCCGCACAGCGTCGGGGATCCCCTTCGCGCGTGCATGCCAAAGGGGCGTGTCACCTCTCTCCCAGTGCATTTGCCACGTCGGCACACGCACGAGACAGGGACGGAGgggagcagcgacagcgacaaCGAGAAGAAACAGACCCAGCGTCGACGGGAGGGGACGCCAGTTCGCTCTCGCGGATCGATACTGCCCTGCTCGGACGAGCTGACATCTCCGAGGATGTTCTTAGGCAAGttggcgccgagcgcctctgcttcATCGTGGACATTCGCATCCCCATGA CTGTGAATCCGCAGTACCTGGGCAAGCCTCTTTCACTCGAACTGTCCTTCTCCGTCGTGCCTGTGGAtccttcgccgctctccctcATTGACTCGATGCGCGAGTCGATCCAAGTTCCCTTCAGCGCGTGGGCGGCAGCTCACG GTCTcaccgccgcctcgacggtggcgctgcagagcgagctggcggcgccgacgctcgACCTGCTCAGTCTGCCGTTCTCCTCGGCGTTTACcggcgcgcgcttcgcgtgcAGCGGTCGAACGCAAGAAGGAACTGAGTCCTGGTGGGCGCCGCCCGTGGGGGCCGACGAGAAACcgagccgcgacgacgggctcggcgaccgcgtcggACGCTCCATGGAGATGCTTGTGCACTCCCTCGCGTCCCTAGCCGCCGGG GACCCCACATCGAGAAcgaagctgcagagaacCGCTGTGGAGCACCGCGTCCTCTGTCCGCTGAGCGTCCATCGTCCTCTCCAAGTGACCACGGCCCTGATGGATTCCTTCATGTATGTTCAAATTGAAAACAGCACAG ACGACGTCCCGCTGACGATTGAGAACGTCATTCTCCGCAGCGTCAACTCGCATGCCCAG GGAGAGCTGCCAGTCACCCTTCACGCCGGCGAGCAGTACAGCGTGCTCCTGCGTCTCGACGactcctttctctctcacCAAACGCCCAAGTGGGACCCTgcgcgcgacagccacgACGGGGGCGCGGGTCGGAGTCAGCGGACGAGCGGCCCTGGCGCCGGACGCCGAGACAGTCGCTACGGCCAGAGTGGCAAAACTGTCCTCCCGCTCTGTCTAAAATG GCGCATCGAAGACTCCTCCGGTCCCGCCGTCTGGTCGCAGTTCGGTGCGGAGTGTCAGCTGtcgacgcgcacgccgctgCACGTGACGCTGAGCTGCTTCGCCGAGCCGCCAGGCCTCCAAAACCTCGTGACGGCGGTGCTCTCCGTCGTGAACAACGAGAACTTTGACGTcgacctcctcgcgctcctaCCGCGAGACGTCCAGTACCAGCAGCAAACGCAGCGGATGTACAGCCACGCGGCGCCCAACGCGGTTCCATCCGGAGACCGCGAGGCCCAgaccgccgccgacgagccgccggcgctcatTCCCCTCAGTTCGAAGAAGGAACTAGG TCGAATCGCGCCGGGAGGGAGCCAGTCGGTGTATTTGCAGTTTCTCGCGACTCGCAGCGGGCTGCATCCGCTGCCTCCTATTCTTCTGCTGGACCGAAGAAATAATAGGAAAATTCTCGCCCGAGGCGGCCAAGTCGTGGTCGCGCAGTAA
- a CDS encoding uncharacterized protein (encoded by transcript BESB_073280), with protein MFYLWDSLVGASETNFEMKTLYVAVGLSLTRASAYVHADDDAAPVSQSSPRFTSDLTEDAHDAEDGRITRKNSIICKFLRVLRAGGLPAATSNRLEDGDELGPELETVYAAESGLPPSGYGAIKGAVEVAIEAIGPLGAAALSGTI; from the coding sequence ATGTTTTATTTGTGGGACTCCTTGGTTGGTGCTTCTGAAACAAACTTCGAAATGAAAACTCTTTACGTTGCGGTTGGACTATCGTTGACTAGGGCGTCCGCCTACGTGCATGCTGATGATGACGCCGCACCTGTTTCGCAGTCCTCTCCACGTTTTACAAGCGACCTCACCGAAGATGCGCatgacgcggaggacggacGGATCACCAGAAAGAACTCCATCATCTGCAAGTTTCTTCGGGTGCTGAGGGCAGGTGgtctgccggcggcgacaTCCAACAGACTAGAAGATGGTGACGAGCTCGGTCCGGAGTTGGAGACCGTCTATGCCGCAGAGAGTGGACTCCCGCCTAGTGGCTACGGCGCAATCAAAGGTGCAGTTGAGGTTGCAATTGAGGCAATCGGTCCCCTCGGGGCCGCGGCTCTCAGTGGCACCATATGA